A section of the Phycisphaerae bacterium genome encodes:
- a CDS encoding NifU family protein codes for MTEAADQGQESVKDRVAAVVAKIRPMIQADGGDLEFVNIDQDGVVQVRLHGACRGCPSAQMTLKLGVERNLMEHVPEVTEVVCVP; via the coding sequence ATGACTGAGGCAGCGGACCAGGGACAAGAATCGGTCAAGGACCGGGTGGCGGCAGTGGTGGCCAAGATCCGGCCGATGATCCAGGCCGACGGCGGTGACTTGGAGTTCGTAAACATCGACCAGGACGGCGTCGTCCAGGTTCGTCTACACGGAGCCTGCCGGGGGTGCCCCTCAGCCCAAATGACGTTGAAGCTGGGTGTCGAGCGAAACCTGATGGAGCACGTGCCCGAGGTCACGGAGGTCGTCTGCGTCCCCTGA
- the smc gene encoding chromosome segregation protein SMC: protein MFLKRLTCQGFKSFADKIDFDFLPGITGIVGPNGCGKSNVVDAIKWALGDQSAKSLRGEQMQDVIFFGSGTRKSASMAQVDLVFANEDRKLPVDTDEVKITRRLYRTGESEYLINNEPARLKDIKELFLDTGIGVTAYSIIEQGKVSYLIQANPAQRRVVFEEAAGISRYKARKKEAERKLERAEQNLLRLEDIVDEIEKQLRSVKYQAGKARNYQIYDQQLREKRAMYALADYHRLNEQSAVLKSQAETVGDEVTRLRTAITEAETREAALRTELDRLDGERHHIQQQVLSNTAEITEKRERIGQTLQQLDMLGGVRSREQERLAGERQKTIRLQQSIESVEAEVAYVDDRLREVHRIEDELASQDGQLGRDLAGLERACEEEKAHIIEVMRRTTQLNNEVQSLDREKQKLEAEQQRLQVRQGELQAELGELTAHKSRLDERGRELAATIAEHGRQLDEKQQEAAQLDADQSELNQQLAAAKEHRSGMVSRKQTLLDLDRKLEGVDLGVRELLHRKEQDATGRTFAYVWGMVADLIAADVANAALIETALGEYDQYLVVEQSQPLLADAAMLADFPGRVPAICLDLLPPFIDGRDFTQQEGFVNYAINLARYPQEAEPLVRHLLGRTIIVRTMADALQLARQNPPMYRYVTLTGELLDPQGICQLGPAGARAGLISRKSELREIDAQIQEVDDRIEAMTKRLEHTSAEAARLQQAQQALRNARYEARTAEAENNAAQSANQNAIDRLSRMQPQVAGDIESAQLQIRETVRRASASRESLTHLEATSEEHHRRVQESQVQIVLIRQQRAQLSERVTATKVEAGRMSQQRGMLSDRLRGLRESRHQSEEAVRTAAAAAQQAAQRLTLAERTILAAQSRLADLYADKERLDHAVLDSGHHRERMAIEIEALGVQLKTNRGELEQSEQRLNAIQMDFRECTIRMEDLVNRVREELSLDLAEAHASYEHKDQDWAAVEAEIEELKEKIRRLGNVNLNAIAEQEKLEERSGFLTAQRDDLRHAKGQLETLIEQLNVECRERFTQTFEVVRGHFNDMFRKLFGGGRADLSYETPPEGQPLDVLEAGIEIHARPPGKEMRTNSLLSGGEKTMTAIALLMAVFRSRPSPFAILDEVDASLDEANNERFNRIIAEFLDTTQFLVITHQKPTMSMADVLYGVTMQEAGVSKRVSVKFESPGEENNAAVA from the coding sequence ATGTTTCTCAAACGACTGACCTGCCAGGGCTTCAAGAGTTTCGCCGACAAGATCGATTTCGATTTCCTGCCGGGGATCACCGGCATTGTCGGCCCGAACGGCTGCGGCAAGAGCAACGTGGTCGACGCCATCAAATGGGCATTGGGCGACCAGAGCGCCAAGAGCTTGCGCGGCGAGCAGATGCAGGACGTGATCTTCTTCGGGTCGGGCACGCGCAAGAGTGCCTCCATGGCCCAGGTGGACCTGGTCTTTGCCAACGAGGACCGTAAGCTGCCTGTGGACACCGACGAGGTCAAGATCACACGGCGGCTCTATCGCACGGGGGAGAGCGAGTATCTGATCAACAACGAGCCGGCCCGGTTGAAGGACATCAAGGAGTTGTTTCTCGATACCGGGATTGGCGTGACCGCTTACTCGATCATCGAGCAGGGCAAAGTGTCCTACCTGATCCAGGCGAACCCCGCTCAGCGACGGGTGGTGTTCGAGGAGGCGGCAGGCATCAGCCGCTACAAGGCCCGCAAGAAGGAAGCCGAGCGCAAGCTGGAGCGTGCCGAGCAGAACCTCCTGCGGCTCGAGGACATTGTAGACGAGATCGAGAAGCAGCTTCGCAGCGTCAAGTACCAGGCCGGGAAAGCCCGCAACTACCAGATCTACGACCAGCAGCTCCGCGAAAAACGGGCGATGTATGCCCTGGCGGACTATCACCGGCTGAACGAGCAATCCGCGGTACTCAAGTCGCAGGCCGAGACCGTCGGCGACGAAGTCACCCGGCTGCGAACCGCAATTACCGAAGCCGAGACGCGGGAGGCCGCGCTTCGCACAGAGCTGGACCGGCTCGACGGCGAGCGTCACCATATACAGCAGCAGGTTCTCTCAAACACTGCAGAGATTACGGAGAAGCGGGAGCGCATCGGACAAACGCTGCAACAGTTGGACATGCTGGGCGGCGTACGTTCCCGCGAGCAGGAGCGACTGGCCGGCGAGCGGCAGAAGACCATCCGGCTGCAGCAGTCGATCGAATCCGTGGAGGCGGAAGTCGCGTACGTCGACGACCGGCTCCGCGAAGTGCACCGCATCGAGGATGAACTGGCCAGCCAGGACGGACAGCTGGGTCGTGATCTGGCGGGCCTGGAGCGGGCATGCGAGGAGGAAAAGGCCCACATCATTGAGGTCATGCGGCGGACCACGCAGCTGAACAACGAAGTGCAGTCGCTGGATCGCGAAAAGCAGAAGTTGGAGGCCGAACAGCAGCGACTCCAAGTCCGCCAGGGAGAACTACAGGCCGAACTGGGCGAGCTGACTGCGCACAAGAGCCGGCTGGACGAACGAGGCCGGGAGTTGGCCGCAACCATCGCCGAGCACGGCAGGCAGCTCGACGAGAAGCAGCAAGAGGCCGCCCAGCTCGATGCCGACCAGAGCGAGTTGAATCAGCAGTTGGCAGCCGCAAAGGAGCACCGCAGCGGCATGGTCAGTCGCAAGCAGACCCTGCTCGACCTGGACCGCAAGCTCGAAGGGGTGGACTTAGGGGTGCGCGAGCTTCTGCACCGCAAGGAGCAGGACGCGACCGGCCGGACGTTCGCCTACGTCTGGGGCATGGTGGCCGACCTGATCGCGGCGGACGTGGCCAACGCGGCATTGATCGAGACCGCCCTCGGCGAATACGACCAGTATCTGGTTGTCGAGCAGAGCCAGCCGCTGCTGGCGGATGCCGCCATGCTGGCCGACTTCCCGGGGCGGGTGCCGGCGATCTGTCTCGATCTGCTGCCGCCGTTCATCGACGGCCGCGACTTCACCCAGCAGGAGGGTTTCGTTAACTACGCCATCAATCTGGCGCGCTATCCCCAGGAGGCGGAGCCGTTGGTGCGGCACTTGCTCGGTCGGACGATCATTGTGCGAACGATGGCCGACGCCCTGCAGCTGGCTCGCCAGAACCCCCCGATGTATCGGTACGTCACATTGACCGGCGAACTGCTGGACCCCCAGGGCATCTGCCAGCTGGGACCCGCCGGCGCCCGGGCCGGGCTGATTTCACGCAAGAGCGAGCTGCGCGAGATTGACGCCCAGATCCAGGAAGTCGATGACCGGATCGAGGCCATGACCAAACGGCTCGAACACACCTCGGCCGAGGCCGCCCGCCTCCAGCAGGCCCAGCAGGCCTTGCGTAACGCCCGGTACGAGGCCCGAACCGCCGAGGCGGAGAACAACGCCGCTCAAAGCGCCAACCAGAACGCGATCGATCGGTTGAGTCGCATGCAACCCCAGGTCGCCGGCGACATCGAGTCCGCCCAATTGCAGATCCGCGAAACCGTCCGGCGGGCGTCGGCCAGCCGGGAATCCCTGACCCACCTGGAAGCCACCAGTGAGGAGCATCACCGTCGCGTCCAGGAGTCCCAGGTACAGATCGTCCTGATCCGGCAGCAGCGGGCCCAGTTGTCAGAACGGGTCACGGCCACCAAGGTCGAGGCGGGCCGCATGAGCCAGCAGCGCGGCATGCTCAGCGACCGACTGCGTGGTCTTCGCGAATCCCGACACCAGAGTGAGGAGGCGGTGCGCACCGCGGCTGCCGCCGCCCAACAGGCTGCCCAACGACTCACCCTGGCCGAACGAACCATTCTGGCCGCCCAGAGCCGCCTGGCCGACCTTTACGCCGACAAGGAACGGCTCGATCACGCCGTTCTCGACAGCGGCCACCACCGAGAACGGATGGCTATCGAAATCGAGGCCCTGGGCGTCCAGTTGAAGACCAATCGCGGCGAGCTCGAACAATCCGAGCAGCGGCTCAACGCCATCCAGATGGACTTTCGCGAATGCACGATTCGCATGGAGGACCTGGTCAATCGGGTACGCGAGGAACTGAGTCTGGATCTGGCCGAAGCCCACGCCAGCTATGAGCACAAGGACCAGGACTGGGCCGCGGTGGAGGCCGAGATCGAGGAACTGAAGGAGAAGATACGCCGGCTCGGCAACGTCAACCTCAATGCCATCGCCGAGCAGGAGAAGCTCGAGGAGCGGTCCGGTTTCCTGACCGCGCAGCGCGACGACCTCCGCCATGCCAAGGGCCAGCTCGAAACGCTGATCGAGCAGCTCAATGTCGAGTGCCGCGAGCGGTTCACACAAACGTTCGAGGTCGTCCGCGGGCACTTCAACGACATGTTCCGAAAGTTGTTCGGCGGCGGGAGAGCCGATCTCAGCTACGAGACGCCGCCCGAAGGCCAGCCGCTCGACGTCCTGGAAGCGGGCATCGAAATCCACGCTCGCCCGCCCGGCAAGGAAATGCGGACCAACTCGCTGCTCTCCGGCGGCGAGAAGACGATGACCGCGATCGCCCTGCTCATGGCTGTGTTCAGGAGCCGGCCGTCCCCCTTCGCCATCCTGGATGAGGTCGACGCCTCCCTCGACGAGGCCAACAACGAGCGGTTCAATCGGATCATCGCCGAGTTCCTGGACACGACCCAGTTCCTGGTGATCACCCACCAGAAACCGACGATGAGCATGGCCGACGTCCTCTACGGCGTCACCATGCAGGAAGCAGGGGTCAGCAAACGGGTCAGCGTCAAGTTCGAATCGCCCGGCGAAGAGAACAACGCCGCGGTCGCGTAG